A genome region from Natranaeroarchaeum sulfidigenes includes the following:
- a CDS encoding CobW family GTP-binding protein, with protein sequence MAVPVTLLSGGLGAGKTTLVNRVLTQADRDVAVLVNDMGEVNVDADLIESRSELSGGSEITELSNGCICCGLQGELDAALLELDGESSFDHLLVEPSGVSDPAPIVERFVRSPRIAPRYDLDALVTVVDARAFHDTVIEGKPLGAADEADESRPISELLVEQVELADVLLVNKCDLVDADERAALTETLRSLQPRATIHETTHGDVAPDEILDTGLFDEEESQSSAAWKQILRDADGGDTDESGTEHSHGDHSHEDHGHSHDDHSHEDHGHSHDDHSHEDHGHSHDDHEHPPEAFGLDSFTYHRRQPVHPGRFVDCFQSLPPSVIRMKGILWVAGRDRHAFTASFAGSATRVVPEGRWIASLPESKQEIYRRGDDLDWDPDVGDRETRLVVIGKGLDEAAVTATLDETLVREGERKGLDDDRFPRRTDQELVIDASGVRKTKPAALEGGR encoded by the coding sequence ATGGCCGTTCCCGTGACCCTGCTCAGCGGCGGTCTCGGCGCGGGGAAGACGACGCTGGTCAACCGCGTGCTAACCCAGGCGGATCGTGACGTGGCCGTCCTCGTCAACGACATGGGCGAGGTCAACGTCGACGCCGACCTGATCGAGTCCCGCTCGGAGCTCTCCGGCGGCTCGGAGATCACCGAGCTCTCGAACGGCTGCATCTGCTGTGGGCTACAGGGCGAACTCGACGCCGCCCTGCTCGAACTCGACGGCGAGTCGTCGTTCGATCACCTGCTGGTCGAACCCTCCGGCGTGAGCGATCCCGCGCCGATCGTCGAGCGGTTCGTCCGCTCGCCCCGGATCGCGCCCAGATATGACCTCGACGCGCTCGTTACGGTCGTCGACGCCCGCGCGTTCCACGACACGGTCATCGAGGGGAAGCCTCTCGGCGCGGCCGACGAGGCTGACGAGAGTCGCCCTATTTCGGAACTGCTCGTCGAACAGGTCGAACTCGCCGACGTCTTGCTCGTCAACAAATGTGATCTGGTCGATGCCGACGAGCGTGCGGCTCTCACCGAGACGCTTCGGTCCCTCCAGCCGCGTGCGACGATCCACGAGACGACCCACGGCGATGTCGCACCCGACGAGATCCTCGATACCGGCCTGTTCGACGAGGAAGAGTCACAGTCTTCGGCAGCGTGGAAGCAGATCCTGCGCGACGCTGACGGCGGTGACACCGACGAGAGTGGTACGGAGCACTCGCATGGGGACCACTCGCACGAGGATCACGGCCACTCTCACGATGACCACTCGCACGAGGATCACGGCCACTCTCACGATGACCACTCGCACGAGGATCACGGCCACTCCCACGACGATCACGAGCATCCGCCGGAGGCGTTCGGACTGGACTCGTTTACGTACCACCGACGCCAGCCGGTACATCCGGGGCGATTCGTCGACTGCTTCCAGTCGTTGCCCCCGAGCGTTATCCGGATGAAAGGAATCCTCTGGGTCGCAGGCCGGGATCGCCACGCCTTCACCGCGAGCTTCGCCGGGTCGGCGACCAGAGTCGTCCCCGAGGGGCGCTGGATCGCCAGCCTCCCGGAGTCCAAACAGGAGATCTACCGACGCGGCGACGATCTCGACTGGGACCCCGACGTCGGCGACCGGGAGACCCGTCTGGTCGTCATCGGCAAGGGACTTGACGAGGCCGCAGTCACCGCCACGCTCGACGAGACGCTCGTCCGTGAGGGTGAACGCAAGGGACTGGACGACGACCGGTTCCCACGCCGCACCGATCAGGAGCTCGTGATCGACGCCTCTGGCGTCCGGAAGACGAAACCGGCGGCGCTGGAGGGTGGACGATGA
- a CDS encoding MogA/MoaB family molybdenum cofactor biosynthesis protein, whose translation MTADRLDRSDRRGTDDHGHDVIDPLYVAVVTVSTSTYDEHDPADALSSVDDPGGDTAVAAFESAGHRVTARALVPDDADRIEDLLESLLTREDVDTIVTTGGTGVTSDDVTPDVVLATIDRRLRGFGELFRALSYEEVGTRAMASRALAGVTAGVPIFCLPGSASAVELATETLIVPEAPHLAGLATRHEAIDPAGQALVENDL comes from the coding sequence ATGACCGCCGACCGCCTCGACCGTTCCGACCGTCGCGGAACCGACGATCACGGCCATGACGTCATCGATCCGCTGTACGTCGCCGTCGTCACCGTCTCGACCTCCACGTACGACGAGCACGACCCCGCTGACGCCCTCTCCTCGGTCGACGATCCCGGCGGCGACACCGCAGTAGCGGCGTTCGAGTCTGCGGGCCATCGCGTGACCGCCCGCGCGCTGGTCCCGGACGACGCTGACCGTATCGAAGACCTGCTGGAGTCCCTGCTGACGCGCGAGGACGTTGACACGATCGTCACCACGGGCGGCACCGGCGTCACGTCGGACGACGTCACACCCGACGTGGTCCTGGCAACGATCGACCGCCGTCTCCGTGGGTTTGGCGAACTGTTCCGCGCGCTCTCCTACGAGGAAGTCGGTACCCGCGCGATGGCGAGTCGTGCACTCGCCGGGGTCACAGCGGGTGTGCCGATTTTCTGTCTCCCCGGAAGCGCAAGCGCAGTAGAGCTGGCGACCGAGACCCTGATCGTTCCCGAGGCACCACATCTGGCCGGGCTGGCAACGCGCCATGAGGCGATCGATCCGGCGGGACAGGCACTCGTCGAGAACGATCTATAA
- a CDS encoding SDR family NAD(P)-dependent oxidoreductase, translated as MDDSTAVVTGATSGIGRAVAAACADEGAHVVACARDADEIADVVAEIEASGGTATGVRADVRDEFDVERLVETAARVAGDGIEYVFANAGVFHGSPGDEPIDAESYSTYDDHLRTNGRGVFATIKEAKPHLTDSARVIVPTGSVARDAKAGIGSYAVSKATAEAVARAFAVDIEQTVGCVDPGQVATDLSGPDGRAPEDVAPLFLWAATEADPEELDGAVLGLREWKMATR; from the coding sequence ATGGACGACAGTACCGCGGTCGTGACGGGCGCAACGAGTGGAATCGGGCGAGCGGTCGCCGCCGCCTGCGCGGACGAGGGCGCACACGTCGTCGCCTGTGCGCGCGATGCCGATGAGATCGCCGACGTGGTAGCCGAGATCGAGGCCAGCGGGGGGACGGCAACCGGCGTCCGCGCCGACGTCCGTGACGAGTTTGACGTCGAACGGCTGGTCGAAACCGCCGCACGGGTTGCCGGTGATGGCATCGAGTATGTGTTCGCAAACGCCGGTGTGTTTCACGGGAGCCCCGGCGACGAACCGATCGACGCGGAGAGTTACAGCACATACGACGACCATCTGCGAACGAACGGTAGAGGAGTCTTCGCGACGATCAAAGAGGCGAAGCCGCATCTGACCGACAGCGCCCGAGTGATCGTTCCGACCGGCTCGGTCGCCCGTGACGCGAAAGCGGGGATTGGCTCGTATGCGGTCTCGAAGGCGACCGCCGAGGCCGTCGCCCGTGCGTTCGCGGTAGATATCGAGCAGACAGTCGGCTGTGTCGATCCCGGACAGGTCGCCACCGATCTGTCGGGACCGGATGGGCGCGCTCCGGAGGACGTCGCGCCGCTGTTCCTGTGGGCGGCGACAGAGGCCGATCCGGAGGAGCTAGACGGTGCGGTCCTCGGGCTTCGTGAGTGGAAGATGGCGACGCGATGA
- a CDS encoding Tfx family DNA-binding protein: MSENEALDVDELLDSIGFDGDENVLTRRQAEVLTLRERGRSQSEIAERLGTSRANVSSIESSARENIRKSHETIAFAEALQAPVRVRIDAETDLYDVPDRVYDACDDANVKVTQSAPDLMKAVSDAAGDAVVGREVTASLVVSVTTNGDINVRRPEPEQADAS, encoded by the coding sequence ATGAGCGAGAACGAGGCGCTCGACGTCGACGAACTACTCGACAGTATCGGCTTCGACGGGGACGAAAACGTCCTCACGCGCCGACAGGCGGAGGTGCTGACACTCCGCGAACGCGGACGCTCCCAGTCGGAGATCGCCGAGCGACTCGGCACCTCGCGGGCGAACGTCTCCAGTATCGAGTCGAGTGCGCGAGAGAACATCCGAAAGTCCCACGAGACGATCGCGTTCGCCGAAGCGTTACAGGCCCCGGTCCGGGTCCGGATCGATGCCGAGACGGACCTGTACGACGTGCCCGATCGTGTCTACGACGCCTGCGACGACGCAAACGTCAAGGTCACCCAATCCGCACCGGATCTGATGAAAGCGGTTAGCGACGCCGCGGGCGACGCGGTGGTCGGCAGAGAAGTGACGGCGTCGCTCGTCGTTAGCGTGACGACGAACGGGGATATCAACGTGCGGCGACCGGAGCCCGAGCAGGCCGACGCCTCCTAG
- a CDS encoding metallophosphoesterase yields MSQDRDDRTYYVISDLHIGGDEQLEHVDFLDELIDFLERLEQTEEDAELIINGDAFGLWEFTTIEGIQKFDALEASYPELFEQFRATGETMPITILPGNHDHELAAYEEYIDRFAEYNITLKQELSATRPVGDRTIHFEHGHQQDPNNRIDDFGNEHATPLGYFYNTQVTSRAGQLSDRGRFNWLKDVQAVTPTERMPNWLISKYFYREMNPFLRYAVVPFLLLFNISVILAVLAGLDLAGIWSMPVERTQAILSQFGLAGTAAYMILWLNAIVAGLLLLIGIPLYVFIRDVRQTIDRFGVFETPLTVDPEEPYVEAARDVFEERPETAVFCYGHTHRPGIREVDDRLLVNTGTWLKRLHRRDVAGRLIPPVFAPSYQIPVVRIEATEEGVAVEYEEIEKDNPRKEELTLTERFLTRSREPNPELPDRTVVSDATVSGDPERAEQPAS; encoded by the coding sequence ATGAGTCAGGACAGGGACGACCGAACATACTACGTCATCAGTGATCTCCACATCGGGGGCGATGAACAGTTAGAACACGTCGACTTTCTCGACGAGTTGATAGACTTTCTTGAACGGCTCGAACAGACCGAAGAGGACGCCGAGCTGATTATCAACGGCGACGCCTTCGGCCTCTGGGAGTTCACCACGATCGAGGGGATCCAGAAATTCGATGCCCTCGAAGCGAGCTATCCCGAGCTGTTCGAGCAGTTCCGTGCGACCGGCGAGACGATGCCGATCACGATACTTCCCGGGAACCACGACCACGAGCTGGCCGCCTACGAGGAGTACATCGACCGGTTCGCCGAGTACAACATCACCCTCAAACAGGAGCTCTCGGCTACCCGACCCGTTGGCGATCGAACGATTCATTTCGAGCACGGCCACCAGCAGGACCCGAACAACCGGATCGACGACTTCGGAAACGAACACGCAACGCCGCTTGGCTACTTCTACAACACCCAGGTGACGAGCCGGGCGGGCCAGCTATCCGATCGCGGTCGGTTCAACTGGCTCAAGGATGTGCAGGCGGTGACGCCGACCGAACGGATGCCCAACTGGCTCATCTCGAAGTACTTTTATCGTGAGATGAACCCGTTCCTGCGCTATGCCGTCGTTCCGTTCCTGTTGCTGTTCAACATCAGCGTGATCCTCGCCGTACTCGCGGGGCTGGACCTCGCCGGAATCTGGTCGATGCCGGTCGAGCGGACACAGGCGATCCTCAGCCAGTTCGGGCTGGCCGGGACCGCGGCGTACATGATACTCTGGCTCAACGCCATCGTCGCGGGGCTACTCTTGCTGATCGGCATCCCACTGTACGTCTTCATCCGGGACGTCAGGCAGACGATCGACCGATTCGGCGTCTTCGAGACGCCACTGACCGTCGATCCGGAGGAACCCTACGTCGAGGCGGCCCGGGACGTCTTCGAGGAGCGCCCGGAGACGGCAGTCTTCTGTTATGGGCACACCCACCGACCGGGGATCAGAGAGGTCGACGACCGGCTGCTGGTCAACACCGGGACGTGGCTCAAACGCCTTCATCGCCGTGACGTCGCCGGACGCCTCATTCCCCCGGTGTTCGCCCCGAGCTACCAGATCCCGGTCGTTCGGATCGAGGCCACCGAGGAGGGCGTGGCGGTCGAGTACGAGGAGATCGAGAAGGACAACCCACGCAAGGAAGAGCTCACCCTCACAGAGCGGTTCCTGACGCGGAGCCGGGAGCCGAACCCGGAGCTCCCCGATCGGACGGTCGTTTCTGACGCGACTGTCTCGGGCGATCCGGAGCGGGCAGAACAGCCAGCGAGCTAG
- a CDS encoding heme-binding protein — protein MDRREPPQTDEGWYVLHDLRTIDWDAWTEAAPAERERALDAGVEYLEAAEAVEDADEGASAVFTVLGHEADLMLLHLRPTLADLDTLERQFETTAFARFTEHTGSYVSVTEASGYTGAEAYFDPEQEADPGIKNYIESRLYPSLPDADFVSFYPMDKRRGPDHNWYDLSFEDRAELMSGHGDIGRSYAGKVSQIISGSVGLDDFEWGVTLFADDPTDVKDLLYEMRFDPSSSRYAEFGPFYSGRRFSPTELDAVLAGDPVGVDDADETGISDEGAATPADAEAEHGDAVSADADDGNGRDVPSELDRLGVSLPDKGVALVVYSDGRTEEVDEEVEGLRGNFEHYDSHLGTEVVADGEDTAVVSGWETDRAAGIASGFLEELPGVTGYLQGSLDGGESEFHPVGEGEDMAGDQGDEDGDDGDAHSGSDEDAAGIREELDNRGIYAGQPHGEDVYALVLYSAADVEELREEVDSLSDGFDRYDTHVKTAVYETADADPAVVSIWETEDAANTASDYLSDLPDIVRQAGDDADTFGTMGMFYTVKPEHEDDFVEKFDTVGDLLAEMDGHRQTDLYANVEDDCDMFIASRWDTKEDCMEFFRSDAFSDTVDWGRDVLADRPRHVFLA, from the coding sequence ATGGACAGACGCGAACCGCCACAGACCGACGAGGGCTGGTACGTGCTGCACGATCTGCGGACGATCGACTGGGACGCCTGGACCGAGGCCGCGCCGGCCGAGCGCGAGCGCGCGCTCGATGCTGGTGTCGAGTATCTCGAAGCGGCCGAAGCCGTCGAGGACGCCGACGAGGGGGCCTCTGCGGTGTTCACCGTCCTCGGCCACGAGGCCGACCTCATGCTGTTGCACCTCCGGCCGACACTCGCGGATCTGGACACGCTGGAACGCCAGTTCGAGACGACTGCCTTCGCACGCTTTACCGAGCATACTGGCTCGTACGTCTCCGTCACCGAGGCGTCGGGCTACACCGGTGCGGAGGCGTACTTCGACCCCGAGCAGGAGGCCGATCCGGGCATCAAAAACTACATCGAGTCCCGGCTGTATCCGAGCCTGCCGGACGCCGATTTCGTCTCCTTTTACCCGATGGACAAACGGCGCGGGCCGGATCACAACTGGTACGATCTGTCCTTCGAGGACCGTGCTGAGTTGATGTCCGGCCACGGCGATATCGGGCGCTCGTACGCGGGGAAAGTCAGCCAGATCATCTCCGGGAGCGTCGGACTCGACGACTTCGAGTGGGGCGTTACCCTCTTCGCCGACGACCCGACCGACGTCAAGGATCTCCTCTACGAGATGCGTTTTGACCCATCCTCCTCACGCTACGCGGAGTTCGGGCCGTTCTACTCGGGGCGACGGTTCAGCCCGACAGAGCTCGACGCCGTGCTGGCCGGGGACCCGGTCGGCGTCGACGACGCGGATGAGACAGGAATCAGCGACGAGGGGGCGGCGACCCCCGCGGATGCGGAGGCCGAACACGGGGACGCGGTCTCAGCGGATGCGGACGACGGCAACGGCCGCGACGTGCCGAGCGAACTCGATCGGCTCGGCGTCTCGCTACCCGACAAGGGGGTCGCACTCGTCGTCTACTCCGACGGGCGGACCGAGGAGGTTGACGAGGAAGTCGAGGGACTGCGCGGGAACTTCGAGCATTACGACTCCCATCTGGGCACCGAGGTCGTCGCCGACGGCGAGGACACCGCGGTCGTCAGCGGCTGGGAGACCGACCGGGCCGCGGGCATCGCCAGCGGCTTCCTCGAAGAGCTACCCGGAGTCACCGGCTACCTGCAGGGCAGCCTCGACGGCGGGGAAAGCGAGTTCCACCCCGTCGGCGAGGGCGAAGACATGGCAGGCGATCAGGGTGACGAGGACGGCGACGACGGGGACGCCCACAGCGGGTCCGACGAGGACGCCGCGGGCATCCGCGAGGAGCTCGATAACCGTGGTATCTATGCGGGCCAGCCCCACGGCGAGGACGTCTACGCTCTGGTGCTGTATTCGGCGGCCGACGTCGAGGAACTCCGCGAGGAGGTCGATAGCCTGAGCGACGGCTTCGACCGTTACGACACTCACGTCAAGACGGCGGTCTACGAGACAGCCGACGCCGACCCGGCAGTGGTCAGCATCTGGGAGACCGAAGACGCCGCCAACACCGCGAGCGACTACCTGTCGGACCTCCCTGACATCGTCCGGCAGGCGGGCGACGATGCCGACACCTTCGGCACGATGGGAATGTTCTACACAGTCAAGCCCGAACACGAGGATGACTTCGTCGAGAAGTTCGACACCGTCGGCGACCTGCTGGCGGAGATGGACGGTCACCGACAGACCGACCTCTACGCGAACGTCGAGGACGACTGCGACATGTTCATCGCGAGTCGCTGGGACACGAAAGAGGACTGCATGGAGTTCTTCCGCAGTGACGCCTTCAGTGACACTGTCGACTGGGGCCGGGACGTACTGGCGGACCGGCCACGTCACGTCTTCCTGGCCTAG
- a CDS encoding oxidoreductase, with protein MARLEDSLTIGDLTLRNRLYRAPLLECAGNGPDAVEQLIADLEPGAASGAGLLCQGATIVRGEGGCAAPGMTRVHDPEFVAGLANLTDRIHDHGARIAIQLEYGGLRSMETWHAGYRADHPGLSQLAVSKPPWQLRALDRLGVVSYDPDVMTTEQVYALAADFGRSAGYAVDAGYDAIHLAGANMGIIQQFLSPFYNRRDDEFGGTLRNRTRFLELVHDEIRRRAGDVPILTKVPAETAAPRAIQRHLTLEDGVDIAARLDVVGFDAIVPVVTSTFWDMSIVRGEYPERAWADEGFQDGYTEAFGSRYRARAVALLNRLQARRFDFEPGWNEAFCRRVRERVDVPVLAEGGIREREQIGRLLGANGTGPACDAVGMARPFYAEPRLPARLLDADPDSRVLCESCNNCTVPQATGAPGVCRTPEILRRHGELQKEGAYERSE; from the coding sequence ATGGCGCGACTGGAGGACTCCCTGACGATCGGCGACCTGACCCTGCGGAACCGCCTCTATCGCGCGCCGCTGCTCGAATGCGCGGGAAACGGCCCAGATGCAGTCGAGCAACTGATCGCCGACCTCGAACCGGGTGCGGCTTCGGGTGCGGGCCTGCTCTGTCAGGGTGCGACGATCGTCCGCGGGGAGGGCGGCTGTGCCGCGCCGGGGATGACCCGGGTTCACGACCCCGAATTTGTGGCCGGGTTGGCGAACCTCACCGATCGCATCCACGACCACGGCGCGCGGATTGCGATCCAGCTCGAATACGGCGGCCTGCGAAGCATGGAGACGTGGCACGCGGGCTACCGCGCCGACCATCCCGGACTCTCACAGCTCGCGGTCTCGAAGCCACCGTGGCAACTGCGCGCGCTCGACCGGCTCGGCGTCGTCTCCTACGATCCCGACGTGATGACGACCGAGCAGGTGTACGCGCTCGCCGCCGACTTCGGCCGCTCGGCGGGCTATGCCGTCGATGCGGGGTACGACGCCATCCACCTGGCGGGCGCGAACATGGGGATCATCCAGCAGTTCCTCTCCCCGTTTTACAACCGACGAGACGACGAGTTCGGCGGCACGCTTCGGAACCGGACGCGCTTTCTCGAACTCGTCCACGACGAGATCCGACGGCGGGCGGGCGACGTACCGATCCTGACTAAAGTTCCCGCCGAGACCGCCGCGCCGCGTGCCATCCAGCGGCATCTCACGCTGGAGGATGGCGTCGACATCGCGGCGCGACTCGACGTGGTCGGCTTCGACGCCATCGTCCCCGTCGTCACGTCGACCTTCTGGGACATGAGCATCGTTCGCGGGGAGTACCCAGAGCGCGCCTGGGCCGACGAGGGGTTTCAGGACGGCTACACCGAGGCGTTCGGGAGCCGGTACCGCGCCCGCGCAGTTGCCCTGCTTAACCGTTTGCAAGCGCGGCGATTCGACTTCGAACCGGGCTGGAACGAGGCGTTCTGTCGCCGCGTTCGCGAGCGTGTCGATGTGCCGGTTCTCGCCGAGGGCGGGATCCGCGAGCGCGAGCAGATCGGGCGACTGCTCGGTGCTAACGGCACCGGGCCGGCCTGTGATGCGGTCGGAATGGCCCGACCCTTCTACGCCGAGCCACGGCTTCCCGCACGCCTGCTCGACGCCGACCCGGACTCGCGGGTGCTCTGTGAGAGCTGTAACAATTGTACGGTGCCACAGGCCACCGGCGCACCCGGCGTCTGCCGGACGCCCGAAATCCTGCGGCGACACGGCGAGTTACAGAAAGAGGGGGCGTACGAGCGCAGTGAGTAG
- a CDS encoding TIGR00725 family protein: MRVSVIGGSTVDTPTYERAQRLGQLLAERGHTVVCGGLTGVMEAVCRGAREADGETIGILPGEHRDAANEYVTTPIATGLGDARNALVVLNGDAAIAIDGNMGTLSEIALALNAGLPVAGLNTHDIEGVEAVDSPEAAVEYVGSARR; the protein is encoded by the coding sequence ATGCGAGTGAGCGTCATCGGCGGGAGCACCGTCGACACGCCCACGTACGAGCGGGCGCAACGACTCGGACAACTGCTGGCGGAACGCGGCCACACCGTCGTCTGCGGCGGCCTGACCGGCGTGATGGAAGCGGTCTGTCGGGGCGCACGCGAGGCCGACGGCGAGACGATCGGGATCCTGCCCGGCGAACACCGTGACGCCGCCAACGAGTACGTCACGACGCCGATCGCGACCGGACTGGGTGATGCCCGGAACGCCCTCGTTGTGCTCAATGGCGACGCCGCGATCGCTATCGACGGCAACATGGGAACGCTCTCGGAGATCGCACTCGCGCTCAATGCTGGCCTGCCCGTCGCCGGGCTGAATACTCACGACATCGAGGGTGTCGAGGCGGTCGACTCCCCCGAAGCGGCGGTCGAATACGTGGGATCGGCCCGGCGCTAG
- a CDS encoding 30S ribosomal protein S14 — MTDTAEETADERTGQQKECRATGRTDGLIGTYDIWLCRQSFREMARDMGFRKYD; from the coding sequence ATGACTGACACAGCCGAGGAGACGGCCGACGAGCGCACAGGCCAGCAGAAGGAGTGTCGCGCGACAGGTCGCACGGACGGTCTGATCGGCACGTACGACATCTGGCTCTGTCGGCAGTCGTTCCGCGAGATGGCCCGTGATATGGGCTTTCGCAAGTACGACTAG
- a CDS encoding amidohydrolase family protein produces the protein MKQIEGTILTGRSFEPVRGRVLVEDGRITAVEETSVDSTDIVVPSFVNAHTHLGDSIAKEAAVGLSLTEAVVPPDSLKHRRLAAADRDEHVRAIGRTLRFMERTGTASVLDFREFGIEGARVLREAAVDRRIEPFIFGSEEPAVLDYADGYGASGANDEDFEERRAAVAATGKPFAIHAGEPDATDIHPALDLEPELLVHMVHAEEEHLERVAEQEVPIAVCPRANAVLDVGKAPLSELLAHTTVALGTDNVMLNQPSMFREMAFTAKTFDVSTRDVLRMATVNGAEITGRNCGCIEPGREASMVVLDGDSDNLSGTEDPVRAVVRRATELDVADTIIRGESVE, from the coding sequence GTGAAACAGATCGAGGGAACCATTCTGACGGGGCGGTCGTTCGAGCCGGTTCGTGGACGTGTTCTCGTCGAGGATGGACGGATCACGGCGGTCGAAGAGACGTCCGTCGATTCGACGGATATCGTGGTGCCGTCGTTCGTCAACGCACACACCCACCTCGGGGATTCGATCGCGAAGGAGGCGGCGGTCGGGCTCTCCCTGACCGAGGCGGTCGTTCCGCCCGACAGCCTGAAACACCGACGACTGGCCGCTGCCGATCGTGACGAACACGTCAGGGCGATCGGCCGGACCCTCCGCTTTATGGAGCGGACGGGGACCGCATCGGTGCTCGATTTCCGGGAGTTCGGCATCGAGGGCGCACGCGTGTTGCGCGAGGCTGCAGTGGACAGACGGATCGAGCCGTTCATTTTCGGGAGCGAGGAGCCGGCGGTGCTCGACTACGCCGACGGCTACGGAGCCAGCGGTGCGAACGATGAGGACTTCGAGGAACGGCGGGCGGCAGTCGCGGCGACCGGAAAGCCCTTCGCCATCCACGCGGGTGAACCCGACGCGACGGATATCCATCCCGCATTGGATCTCGAGCCGGAGCTGCTCGTCCACATGGTCCACGCCGAGGAGGAACACCTCGAACGGGTCGCAGAACAGGAGGTCCCGATCGCCGTCTGCCCACGGGCTAACGCCGTCCTCGACGTCGGCAAAGCGCCGCTCTCGGAACTACTCGCTCACACGACCGTCGCGCTCGGGACCGACAACGTGATGCTCAACCAGCCGTCGATGTTCCGGGAGATGGCCTTTACTGCGAAAACGTTCGACGTGAGCACCCGGGACGTGCTCCGGATGGCGACGGTCAACGGCGCGGAGATCACGGGCCGCAACTGCGGATGTATCGAACCGGGCCGGGAGGCATCGATGGTCGTTCTCGACGGCGACTCGGACAACCTCTCCGGCACCGAGGATCCCGTCCGGGCAGTCGTCAGACGGGCGACCGAACTGGACGTCGCGGACACGATCATACGGGGCGAATCGGTCGAGTGA
- the truA gene encoding tRNA pseudouridine(38-40) synthase TruA has protein sequence MRAYRIAYDGRPYYGFQRQPDVPTVEDAIFDALDALDVFTGEKPASYAAAGRTDAGVSALAQTIAFEAPDWLSPAALNSELPATVRAWASSDVPDGFHATHHATQRRYTYHLHAPEADAALAREAIQRLSGGHDFHNLTPDDDGTVRTLQVHLAVDGPFFVLTVSAGGFARQLVRRLVSLVAAVARDKRPLGDVERVLAEEPLDGPRGVAPAPAQPLVLAGVTYGPSDALPDGIGFDVDVEAAESARQVFEAARVEHVTAGRVAGQLVAGVDAAIDD, from the coding sequence ATGCGCGCATATCGGATCGCCTACGACGGTCGCCCCTACTACGGCTTCCAGCGCCAGCCCGACGTCCCGACCGTCGAGGACGCTATTTTCGACGCCCTGGATGCGCTCGATGTCTTCACTGGGGAGAAACCGGCGAGCTACGCGGCGGCGGGCCGCACCGACGCGGGCGTCTCCGCGCTCGCCCAGACCATCGCGTTCGAGGCTCCAGACTGGCTCTCGCCCGCCGCGCTGAACAGCGAACTCCCCGCGACCGTCCGGGCGTGGGCAAGCTCCGACGTTCCGGACGGATTTCACGCGACTCATCACGCGACCCAGCGCCGGTACACGTACCACCTGCACGCGCCCGAAGCGGACGCCGCACTGGCGCGTGAAGCCATTCAACGGCTCTCGGGTGGCCACGACTTCCACAACCTGACGCCCGACGACGACGGGACCGTCAGGACGCTCCAGGTCCACCTCGCCGTCGACGGTCCGTTTTTCGTCCTGACGGTTTCAGCGGGCGGGTTCGCCCGCCAGCTCGTCCGACGACTCGTCTCACTGGTCGCCGCGGTAGCACGGGACAAGCGCCCGCTTGGGGATGTCGAGCGCGTGCTTGCTGAGGAGCCGCTGGACGGACCCCGCGGCGTTGCCCCCGCGCCAGCCCAGCCCCTGGTGCTCGCAGGGGTGACCTACGGCCCGAGCGATGCGCTGCCGGATGGCATCGGTTTCGACGTCGATGTCGAGGCTGCCGAGAGCGCCCGGCAGGTCTTTGAGGCGGCGCGCGTCGAGCATGTCACGGCGGGCCGAGTAGCGGGACAACTCGTCGCAGGTGTTGACGCCGCGATCGACGACTGA